One Formosa agariphila KMM 3901 genomic window, ACCCCATAGCAACCCCTTGTTCAAAATTTTCAGGGTTCATACTTGCCATGTTTACCCGTGCACGCACATAATCATCTGGAGACATTTCTCCTTGTACTAAATCTATTAATCCGTCATTATTAAAATCTGATGCATCTACACCCATACCAAACATTGATACATGTCCTGTAGCTTGTTGTAATACTTCCGAGAAGGTTCCATCTTGGTTATTTATGTAAAAATAATCTGGTACATTAAAATCATTAGATAAGTATAAATCAATCCAACCATCATTATTAAGATCTGAAGCCACTAGACCTAAGGTGAGTCCGAAATTTTGCACTCTAGCCTCTTTTGTAACATCTACAAATGTGCCATTACCTTCATTTCTATATAAATGCCCGCTATCTTCAGGGGTATTCTCAAGCATTTTAGACTGATAATACATATTACCTTGACTAATAGGAATGGATGGGTAATTCGCTACAAATAAATCGATATCTCCATCGTTATCATAATCAAAAAAAGTAGATTGAATAGAATTTGAATTATCGTTAATTCCGAAATCGGCAGCAGATTCTGCAAATGTTTGATCACCGTTATTTATTAGAAGTTGATTTTCAGTGTTACCACCCATACCAGAAACCGATAAGTAAATGTCTAAAAAACCATCGTTATTAATATCGGTCATAGTCACTCCAGTATACCATCTATCGTCTCCACCCACACCAGCGTGTTCTGTAATATCCTCAAATTGTAAATTTCCTTTGTTTATATATAATTTATTCGGCATTAAATTACCTGTAAAAAAAACATCAGAAAGCCCGTCGTTATTTATATCGCCAATGGCAACACCTCCGCCATTATACATGTAAGGGAACTTAAAATAATTTAAAGAATCATTTTCAATAATTTTGTTATTAAAAGCGATACCACTTTCTGAGTCGCTAATTTCTTTAAATTTTGTAACCGATGAGTTACTTCTCTTTTCTTCCTTATCGCTACAAGAACAATTTAGAATTAAAAGAGCGCTCACACAACATATTTTTTTTAACCAATTCATACCTAAACTAATATAATTAATAAAAGGGGCTCATTGAGCCCCCTTTTATTTTACTCATAACCTGGATTTTGTACTATATTCGGGTTTGTACTCCACTCTAATTGTGGAATTGGGAAATATTCTCTACCTGGTTTATATGAATTATTTCCTTCTCTAAATTCTGGATTATCTATAATTCTATCCGGAAGCATTCCCCATCTTAATAGATCTAACTGTCTAATATCTTCCAATGTAAGTTCAAGCACGCGTTCATCTCTAACTTTTTGTCTAAAATCATCTTTACTCATTCCTAGAGTAAAATCTGGCATATTAGCTCTATCTCGTACTTGATTTACAGCGGCATAAGCATCGCTTGTCGGTCCATTATTTTCATTCTCTGCCTCTGCATACATTAGTAATACATCTGCAAATCGAATTATCTTTTTATTTACAGCAAAGGTGTTAAATGCCGGAGCAGCTCCTCCTCCGTTAGGGTTAATATATTTCCCTGCTTTTACATAATTAGGGTCTTCTGCGAGTTGTGATGCAAATTTAGTAGCAAATGATTCCCCATTAAAATGTTCAGCTCCAGGATAATTCCAAACCATAGTTTCATAGGCTCTTGGATCTATCTGACCATTTATTGTTCGATCCTTTAAAAATAAATTTAAAACCCAAGTGTTTAAAACTGAACTACCAGCATTAGACATATCGAATCCAAATGAATTATATCTTGCTGTAGATGGTACATCCGATCCCCAACCAGCAGTCCACGCTCCAGTTAAATCGAACTGAATTTCAAATAGTGATTCTGAATTATTATCTCCACTTAATCTAAAATTATCAGAATAATCAGAAGTAAGCGTATAAGTTCCAAACTCTCCGTCTATAACTCTTTTTAATTGTGTAGCAGCATCTGACCATTCTTGTTGATACAAATACGTCTTACCTAAAAGCGCTGTAGCTGCACCAGCTGTAACTCGTCCCTTATTATTATCATCCCAAGAATTCGGTAACATTGGAATAGCCATATTAAGATCTTCTTTAATTTGCGCCCAAACTAGAGCTGGCTCCACTTGGGGCTGTTGTGTTTCTGCAAGTGATGCAGCTGGCACTGTAACAAGTGGTATATTATTAAAATAATTAACCAAGACAAAATAGCTATAAGCTCTTAAAAAGTAGGCTTCACCTAGTATATTATTTTTTAAATCAGAATCCATTTCAATATTTGGCACATTTTGTAAAACTAAATTAGCTCTGAACACAATTTTCCAGTACTCGCCCCATCCTGCAGTAAAGTTTCCATCACCAGGATTTAAATTGTATAAAGATGCATTATAAGAAAAATCTGCTGTAGTATGAACGGCATCAGAAAGCGATTGGGTGTACCCCGAAAATAATCGCCCATGATTGAAAATAGTAGATAAAGGACTATAGGTTCCTACAATTGCACTTTGTGCATCGTCAGAAGTATTCCAAAATTGATCTGGAGTAAGTGTATTAGGATTTTCTTGATTTAGAAAATCATCATCACATCCATAAAAGGATATAAAACAACATATTATTACTATATATTTTTTCATTTGAATATATTTTATATTTATTTATTTTTAAAAACCTAATTGAATTCCTAATAGAAATGTTCTTGCAGTAGGATACGTTGATTGATCTACACCTGCATAAAATAGAGGATTATCGTTAGCAACAACTCTGTCCTCATCTGCTAGACCTTGCCCTATTTCTGGATAATAACCAGAATACTTGGTAATAGTAAACACATTCTGTCCTGAAGCATAAATTCTAATTTTTCTTAGTTTTATTTTATCCAAAACACTTTGAGGTAATGAATACCCAATTTGCATACTTCTTAATCGGAAATAATCACCGTCTTCTACTAAAAAGGATGATGCGCGTTCATTTTGAGCATTTCCACCAATTCTAGGAATATCAGTATCTGTATTGTCAGGTCTCCAGTAATTAAGCGCTTCCGTAGTCATATTACTTCCTATATCTAATAAGTTTTTTCTTCTTCCATAATTATAAATTTCTACTCCCGAAACCCCATTAAAATCAAGATTCATATCAAAATTTTTAAATGTAAACGCTAAAGAAATACCATACTCTAAGTCCGGAATATAACTCCCCAAAACGGTTTGATCTTCGGCAGAAAGAATGCCATCTCCATCTGTATCAGCATATCTAAAATCACCTGGTTCAGCATTTGCATCAGCCATTGCTCCATCATTATCAATCTCTTCTTGTGATTGATAGATACCTAAAACTTTATAACCATAATAACTTGCAACCTCCTCACCTACACTTGTTCTCGTTGAGTATGACACCATAAACTGACCTCCAATAATAGGGGCGATATTGTCTCCTAAATCTAAAACTTCGTTATGTAAAAATGTGATGTTTGGGCTAACATTAAAAGTAAAATCTCCCACGGCACCTCTATAAGTTCCAGAAAACTCAAATCCTGAATTTTCTATGGATGCAGCATTTTGTGCCACTGGAACTGAAGTTCCTGATGTAGGTGGAATTTCTAATGATACAAGTACATTCTCAGAAACTTTATTATAATAATCCATGGTAAACGTTAGCTTATTATTCATAAATCCTAAATCAAGCCCAATATCACTCGATTTTGTTGTTTCCCATACAAGGTCTGGGTTAGCAAAAACGGTTTGAGAAATACCTGGTAATCTATTTTGTCCAGTACCAAAAACAGCATCACTATTTATATTTAAAACTGGTATATATGCATAATCGGCTATTTGTTGTGACCCTAGTTTACCATAACTGGCTCTTAATTTCATGTTACTAATAAAATCACTATCATTTAGAAAGTTTTCTTTAGAAATTGTCCATCCAACGGCTACAGATGGGAAGGTTCCATATCTATTTTCCTCAGAAAATCTCGAAGAACCATCTCTTCTTATTGTAGCACTAAAAAAATATT contains:
- a CDS encoding RagB/SusD family nutrient uptake outer membrane protein, with the translated sequence MKKYIVIICCFISFYGCDDDFLNQENPNTLTPDQFWNTSDDAQSAIVGTYSPLSTIFNHGRLFSGYTQSLSDAVHTTADFSYNASLYNLNPGDGNFTAGWGEYWKIVFRANLVLQNVPNIEMDSDLKNNILGEAYFLRAYSYFVLVNYFNNIPLVTVPAASLAETQQPQVEPALVWAQIKEDLNMAIPMLPNSWDDNNKGRVTAGAATALLGKTYLYQQEWSDAATQLKRVIDGEFGTYTLTSDYSDNFRLSGDNNSESLFEIQFDLTGAWTAGWGSDVPSTARYNSFGFDMSNAGSSVLNTWVLNLFLKDRTINGQIDPRAYETMVWNYPGAEHFNGESFATKFASQLAEDPNYVKAGKYINPNGGGAAPAFNTFAVNKKIIRFADVLLMYAEAENENNGPTSDAYAAVNQVRDRANMPDFTLGMSKDDFRQKVRDERVLELTLEDIRQLDLLRWGMLPDRIIDNPEFREGNNSYKPGREYFPIPQLEWSTNPNIVQNPGYE